From Acidimicrobiia bacterium:
CCGCAACCCCTGTGGAGGTCACACTTAGCGCTCTTGGGTCTCGTACCCCTGACGGAGATCTGTGGCACTGTCCCCGACCTGAGCGACACACCAACGGGGATGCTACCCCCTCTATGCGGGTAGTGAAAGGTAAAGTCCGTTGCTACCGGTGTGACGCTGAACGGATCGATTCGTTAAACCTTGTTATGGACACCAAAGCCTGTTCTGCGGATGAAGCAGCCGATTGGCTTTTAAACAAAGCTTAACTCGTAGCTAAATTGTTGGGCTAGAGCCCGCATCTGTTCAACATAGGGCTCTAACCTTGACTTTAGTGACATTGGGACGTCCACCACATATTGGTTTCCTGCGCCACTGATTTGGCAGGACATCACAACAGCAGCCGGTACTTTACCTACTTTTTGGGTGAAAACTTGTAACAAATCTGTTGGTAGCATGTTTTCGTTGCTAGACCCCCGCCCAGCTTCGACGGTCTGGTTGCTGGTTGATGCTGATTGTTGGGGGTCGCCTGTGTGCCCTTCGAAACCCAACTCGTCAAGTTGGGGGTCACCACCATAGCTGTCGGTGGTGTCTTCAACAGGTTGTTGATGGTAGGACACATCTTTTAGCAGGTGTTGGTTGGTTTCAAACAATGTTTGAAGTTCTGTGACAACCCCCAAAATGTTGGTCCACCACTCTTGTGTTAAAGCCTCAAATGTTCCCTGAGTTGTTGTGGGTGACAAAGAAGGGGTGGACAGCACAGCTAATGTTCGGTCTAACCAGCCCACCCCAGCGGGGGTTTCTACTAGCTCGTTGTGGCGCCACACTGTTACCGGATCGATCGTTTGGGCGCTAATGTCCAGCATTTGTTGGTAAGCCAACCTCATCAACCCAACCCTGATCTTAGCGTCGTCAGTGTAGTCACGTAACTGGTTTAACACTATAAAAGTGTTGCTACGGTCAAAGTTACATATGTGATCCCAACATTGTTGCAGTAGTGTTGGTGGGGCGTTACCTAATACCTCTGAGATAACTTCACGGTCCGGGTTGGTGTGTAACAGACCACTGATTTTAACTAAAGCCATCAACAAACCCCGGACCCCTAAAGCAGGGTCGGTGGTTTCTACTATCTCGGTCGCGGTTTGTGTGTCTAACACCCAGTTTTGGTTGGAAGCTACTTTTTGTAGATGACCTATAAGGTCTTGGTGGGACGGATATGAAAGTTCGAACTCTACACACCTTCCCCGGTTTGTTTGTAACATTTTGTCCGGGTCAGTGGTAGCTAACATGAAAATAACATGGGGTGGGGGTTCTTCTAAAAGTTTCAGAAAAGCTTGGCCCCCACCGGTGGATAGCCCGTGGGCTTCATCAATAATATAGAGTTTGTGGGAAGAACGTAACGGGGCGATCATCGCTTTTTCTGCTAAATCCCGGATCTGGTCTTTCAAACCGTGAGACGCAGCGTCAAATTCGATCACATCGGGGTGGCTAGCACCCACCGAATACAGCTCCACACAGGAAACACATTGCCCACAACTGTCCCCCTCAACCGGAGCTTCACATAGCCACGCGGCGGCTGTGACCCGCGCCAACGTAGTTTTTCCAAGCCCTGAACCCCCGGTGAAAAGCAGCTGTTGAGGTAACGCCCGGTTTTTGATAGCAGTTTGTAACACTTTGACAACACCACGCTGCCCAACAACCTCACTAAACCGGCGGGGTCTAACCTGGGTAGCTAACCCGCTTTGATACTGTTCTGGTTGTATAAACATGGCCTTAACCTGGCTTTCCCCACCACAGAAACACTCCAATTAGAGAACATAACAAGTTGTTACACACGAACACCGGTCGCTGTTCGAGCCGATATAACAACTAGCCGCAGCTGTGACAGCTCAACAGCTATCCCAAAGGTAGTGTCGACCCTAAACCCCGCCCAAGGGTTTCACAGCTGCCCACTTCGCCGGATGTTGCTCTTGGTTTGTATGAGGGGCTTTAGAAACTTTGTGGTTTGGTTTGGCGACCTGGGTGTTGTTTTTTTGATCAGCATTTTGGTGGCACTGCACCAACTGGCCAGAACCGCTGGGGGTTGGGTCCCAACCCCGCAGGGGCAAACACCCCTACAAAGCGTCGGGGATCGGTTTGTGGGGTTTAGATTGTTTAGTCGGGATGGGACGATTCGAACGTCCAACCTCCTGGTCCCAAACCAGGTGCGCTACCAAATTGCGCCACATCCCGAAGGTTTTGAGAGCCTGAGACCAGATTTGAACTGGTGACCTCGTTCGTACCAGGAACGTGCTCTACCAACTGAGCTACCCAGGCAAATGTAAATTGGTTTGTTGTTACAGAGCTTGGCACGAGGTTCGAACTCGTATCCCCGGCTTGGAAGGCCGGTACTCTAACCAGTTGAGCTAGCCAAGCAAAACGTTTCGGGTGCTGGCACCCTATTTTGGTGGAGATGACCAGGTTCGAACTGGTGACCTTCGGTTTGCAAAACCGGTGCTCTACCAACTGAGCTACACCCCCATGTGGTTACAACAAAAAAACCGTCCTACTTTTGTAGAGACGGTTTCAGTTGGGGCTTTAAACAAGAGTTTAAATAGTTGCCTTTACATGAAACCAGTCCTTGTCCCCTCTTGTGGGGCGGCAGTCGGCGCTGCGCCGGCGGTGTGGTCCGGGCGGATAGCAGGTGAAGTTGTGGTGGGTAGGGTTTGATGTTTCATGAGTGTTCCTGCTTGGAAAGATGGTAACAACACTATGGTGTGGGTTTTTGTTGGCGGCGCACACAACCTTGATATCAAAGCTTGTTTTGTGGTTCTTTTTGTTTGGTTCAGGTTCAAACCACTTTGTGGTGTTCCGCCTGGTTTTAGGTTTTAGGGTTGTGGTGCTAGAAACCATTCGGGGTTTGGTAGCCAGTTTTGTGGGATGTGTTCTGGTTGGAGGAAGCTAAGCACATCAACTGCTGTTTCTTGGTGGGTGGTTTTGATGTGGGCAACCCAAAACTCGGGGTTAGTGAATGCTTGACGAAAAGGGTGTTGTCCGGCTTTGTATTGGGCTAAACGTTGCGGACTGATCGGCACATACAACCAGTTGTCACATAGTTTTTGTTGATCGAATATGCCTGCCAAAAAAAGGTCGCTTTGGGCGGTGCAAGCCACATATACTGTGGTGTTGTTGAACTGGACTAAAGGTTCCAGTATTTGAAGTTTGGTGAGCAACCCGAAAATGTTTTGGTTCCCACGCTTGGGTGTTTGGGTGGTGAAAGAGAAGCTGGTTGGCATGATAGGTGTGTTGGGGTTGGTCAGAGAATGTGTCTGAGATAGTTCGGGTTCTGTTATGGTTTAGCAACGGTTGTTGACCCGGAACTAGTGTTGTGTAACAAACTAGTGGTGGGTGATGTCCCAAGCATTGTGTTAGCTGTTGGTCCCGGCACACATGTTTGTCGTTTATGGGTGGTGTTGGTCTGTGCGATGGTTTTTGGTGAGGGTGTGGTTTCAACACGTTACGCCGCCACGGTACACCACATGTTTGTAGCGCTTTTAGGTTTAGTTATTGCAGCGTTGATCGTGGTAGGACCACTCAACTGGTTAGAGTCAGGGGTGGGTGGTGTTACCGACGGGATTTTACAAAGTGGTCAAACACTTTTCGCGCACCTGTTACAACTTGTGCCCGAGGTTAACAACCACACCAGCATTGTGTCTTTAGTGTCAGTTACTTTGGCGGTTATGTTACCTGGGTTGGTTTGTTTGTTGCTCGGGGTAGGTGCCACGAAAGCTGGTCGAGCTCAACATCTGATTTCGTCGGTGTTGATGGTTGGTGCGATCGCTGCCATGTTTGTGTTGCCGTTTAACCAAGCTATCCTGCTGGTTTTAGTTGGCGGCGCGATATCAGGTTTGTTGTTATCACCGGTGACGTTCATTACCCGCACCGCGTTGTGGGCTTTAGCTGGAATCATAGCGTTCGACCATGTTGCGGGACTGTGGTATCAACAAAGCCCTGTCCTTGGAGAAGCGGTTGCAGCGGTAACTTCTATAACATCCCTCGACAGTCCCGAGTTGTGGCGCATAGCGTTCATGATAGTCGGGTTAGCACCTTTTGTAGCGGTGTTAGGGGTAGCTACAGACAACAACACATAACCCGCCCACCTTAAACCTATTGCGGGCGACCAACCCTAGTTTAACTAGTTAAAACCGCCACCACACCACACCACACCACAAACAGTACTTGACAGCTGTACTGGACCGTTGTGTAGCAACAGACCGACAGCAAAAGGGGTGTTTGTGTTCCCCTCTACGATGGCGTTATATGCTACTTGTGAGTAATCTACTAGCAAGTAGCGTAACTTTAGTTTCCGACCTAAAACCGTGAAACGCTAGACACGTCCAGGTCTTATAAAAACCTAACCATATCTGAAACACAGACATCTCTTGGTTGTGGTAGTTGTGTCTAAAGCTGGGGCCATGTTTTCAAGCGGGACGGGTTGGGTGGTTTGTTGGGTTCCGACACTAACCAACTAGCCCTCAAAGTGAGGGTTGAACCCCCGAAAAGGGATGATCACTCTAAACCTGGTGCAGAGTTATTGGGAGAAAACATGTCACGAACTGTAAACCGTACTTCACGGCGACCAACACGAGAAGCGTTTTTTGTTAGGGTCCGCACCGAAGATGACATCTTCGAATTTTTTAACGCGAGTGACCATATCGGTCGGCCTATGCCGTTCCAAAAACCTAACGCTACTTGCGCTATGCGTGTAACTGACAACCTTGTAGCGTTCAGCTTGTTACATTT
This genomic window contains:
- a CDS encoding DUF6575 domain-containing protein; translation: MPTSFSFTTQTPKRGNQNIFGLLTKLQILEPLVQFNNTTVYVACTAQSDLFLAGIFDQQKLCDNWLYVPISPQRLAQYKAGQHPFRQAFTNPEFWVAHIKTTHQETAVDVLSFLQPEHIPQNWLPNPEWFLAPQP
- a CDS encoding AAA family ATPase, giving the protein MFIQPEQYQSGLATQVRPRRFSEVVGQRGVVKVLQTAIKNRALPQQLLFTGGSGLGKTTLARVTAAAWLCEAPVEGDSCGQCVSCVELYSVGASHPDVIEFDAASHGLKDQIRDLAEKAMIAPLRSSHKLYIIDEAHGLSTGGGQAFLKLLEEPPPHVIFMLATTDPDKMLQTNRGRCVEFELSYPSHQDLIGHLQKVASNQNWVLDTQTATEIVETTDPALGVRGLLMALVKISGLLHTNPDREVISEVLGNAPPTLLQQCWDHICNFDRSNTFIVLNQLRDYTDDAKIRVGLMRLAYQQMLDISAQTIDPVTVWRHNELVETPAGVGWLDRTLAVLSTPSLSPTTTQGTFEALTQEWWTNILGVVTELQTLFETNQHLLKDVSYHQQPVEDTTDSYGGDPQLDELGFEGHTGDPQQSASTSNQTVEAGRGSSNENMLPTDLLQVFTQKVGKVPAAVVMSCQISGAGNQYVVDVPMSLKSRLEPYVEQMRALAQQFSYELSFV